The following are encoded in a window of Pyrenophora tritici-repentis strain M4 chromosome 6, whole genome shotgun sequence genomic DNA:
- a CDS encoding SUL1, Sulfate permease and related transporter (MFS superfamily), protein MAAAGKNAAKILGISLDYRNEPEVPRAGSSTFVETYTEREPTAREWLSQFKPSAAAIKRYTRSLFPFLDWIFHYNLTWLFGDFIAGVTVGFVVIPQGMAYALLAKLPPEYGLYTSFVGFILYWAFATSKDITIGTVAVMSTIVGNIVTKVQEKQPEIQAVDIARALSVIAGSVLLFIGLARLGRIVEIIPLVAISSFMTGAAISIGAGQVPALMGITGINTRGPTYLVIIDTLKGLGRTKLDAAVGLSALVMLYGIRFFCNFMSKKQPSKQKIWFFTSTLRMAFVIMLYIMIGWLANKDIRGLHDGKNGVKLAKFKILGHVPRGFQHAGVPNMDTKIISAIAPDIPVTVIVLILEHIAISKSFGRINNYVINPSQELVAVGFTNVIGPFLGAYPATGSFSRTAIKSKAGVRTPLAGIFTAVIVLLALYALTAVFFYIPSAALAAVIIHAVGDLITEPNVIYQYWETSPLEVVIFFAGVFVTIFTNIENGIYVTIAASFALLLWRMLFTHGTLLGKVKIWRATPDTVANREGSDFLLGPDSSVREAFIPVSHKDGSNSLIDIESPYPGILIYRFTEGFTYLNQQGYMDELVHHAQTISRPTTLDRYSKIGDRPWNDPGPRRGKPINTDDNRPILRAIILDFSAVNHVDVTSIQGLIDVRTQLDRHAAPETVEWHFASVNNRWTKRALTTAGFGYIDRERFAARQHWNPVYSYAPLVNATPRVHDPEAQDEIRTVDPEKRSAAVKVTTVHGQNRPFFHIDVPAAVESAIANVHSKLANTSSGSFEKSEFTTKQE, encoded by the exons ATGGCAGCAGCTGGTAAGAATGCCGCCAAGATCCTTGGGATAAGCCTCGACTACCGAAACGAGCCCGAGGTTCCTAGGGCTGGTTCAAGCACCTTTGTGGAGACTT ATACAGAGCGTGAGCCGACAGCACGGGAATGGCTTTCGCAGTTCAAGCCATCAGCAGCTGCCATCAAGCGTTACACAAGGAGCTTGTTTCCATTCCTCGACTGGATATTCCACTACAATCTGACATGGCTGTTCGGAGACTTCATCGCCGGCGTTACAGTTGGATTTGTTGTAATACCTCAGGGCATGGCGTACGCTTTGCTAGCGAAATTGCCTCCTGAATATGGTTTATACACCAGCTTTGTCGGGTTTATCCTTTATTGGGCATTCGCTACGTCCAAGGACATCACCATCGGTACCGTTGCCGTCATGAGCACCATTGTCGGAAATATTGTCACCAAGGTCCAAGAAAAACAACCAGAGATTCAAGCCGTGGACATTGCTAGAGCACTATCCGTCATCGCTGGCTCAGTTTTGCTGTTCATTGGTCTTGCACGATTAGGCAGAATTGTCGAAATCATTCCTCTGGTCGCAATCAGCTCATTCATGACCGGGGCCGCAATTTCCATTGGAGCTGGTCAGGTCCCAGCACTTATGGGCATTACTGGGATCAACACTCGTGGACCTACGTACCTTGTGATCATAGACACTCTCAAAGGCCTTGGACGCACAAAACTCGACGCAGCTGTAGGCCTAAGTGCTCTTGTAATGCTCTACGGCATACGCTTCTTCTGCAACTTCATGTCGAAGAAGCAACCGTCCAAGCAGAAGATATGGTTCTTC ACTAGCACGCTGCGCATGGCGTTTGTTATTATGCTATACATCATGATCGGCTGGCTTGCAAACAAAGACATCAGAGGTCTCCATGATGGGAAGAACGGTGTCAAGCTCGCGAAATTCAAGATCTTGGGTCACGTGCCTAGAGGCTTTCAACATGCTGGCGTGCCGAACATGGATACCAAGATTATCTCTGCCATTGCTCCTGATATCCCAGTCACAGTCATCGTCCTGATTCTCGAGCACATTGCCATATCGAAATCGTTCGGACGAATCAACAACTATGTCATCAATC CTTCGCAGGAGCTTGTAGCAGTCGGCTTCACCAACGTCATCGGGCCATTCCTGGGAGCCTATCCTGCCACGGGATCGTTTTCGCGTACTGCTATCAAGTCGAAAGCAGGCGTTCGTACTCCGCTTGCCGGAATCTTCACAGCGGTCATCGTCCTCTTGGCCTTGTACGCCCTAACGGCTGTCTTCTTCTACATTCCCTCGGCTGCACTCGCAGCCGTCATCATCCATGCTGTTGGAGATCTCATCACCGAGCCCAATGTCATCTACCAATACTGGGAAACCAGTCCTCTAGAGGTCGTCATCTTCTTCGCGGGTGTCTTTGTCACCATCTTCACGAACATCGAAAACGGCATTTACGTCACGATCGCTGCTTCTTTCGCCCTACTTTTATGGCGCATGCTTTTCACACATGGAACTCTACTCGGAAAGGTGAAGATCTGGCGTGCCACCCCAGACACGGTAGCCAACAGAGAGGGCAGCGACTTCTTACTGGGACCAGATTCCTCTGTTCGCGAAGCATTCATCCCAGTTAGTCACAAAGACGGCTCAAATTCTCTCATCGATATCGAGTCTCCATACCCTGGTATTCTGATCTACCGCTTTACCGAGGGCTTCACATATCTCAACCAACAGGGCTACATGGACGAGCTCGTACATCACGCGCAAACGATTTCCCGCCCGACTACGCTTGACCGGTACTCCAAAATTGGTGACCGGCCCTGGAATGATCCCG GTCCGCGTCGTGGAAAGCCTATCAACACAGATGATAACCGGCCAATCCTCCGCGCCATCATTTTGGATTTCAGCGCTGTCAACCACGTCGACGTCACATCAATTCAAGGTCTCATTGACGTACGCACACAACTGGATCGCCATGCCGCGCCTGAAACGGTAGAGTGGCACTTTGCATCTGTCAACAACCGCTGGACAAAGCGTGCGTTGACGACGGCGGGTTTTGGATACATCGACCGCGAACGTTTTGCCGCCCGCCAACACTGGAACCCAGTCTACAGCTACGCACCTTTGGTCAATGCCACCCCCAGAGTGCATGACCCAGAGGCACAAGACGAGATTCGCACCGTCGATCCAGAGAAGCGCTCGGCGGCTGTCAAGGTCACTACTGTTCATGGACAGAATAGGCCGTTCTTCCACATCGATGTGCCGGCAGCTGTTGAGAGTGCTATAGCTAATGtgcatagtaagctggcaAATACCAGCTCTGGAAGCTTTGAGAAATCGGAGTTTACCACCAAACAGGAGTAG
- a CDS encoding glycoside hydrolase family 45 protein: MVSIKQVAFFALASGLATVDAQSTGKTTRYWDCCKGSCGWSGKANVNQPIRSCDKSDNPIADMAAKNACDNGGSAYMCTNQMPWAVDDNTAYGFAAVKLQGKSEADWCCACYELTFTSGPVSGKKMIVQTTNTGGDLGDNHFDIAMPGGGVGIFNACTNQWGAPPNGWGQQYGGISKRSDCDSFPAKLKAGCQWRFDWFKNADNPSVSFKEVTCPSALTSRTGCIRK, encoded by the exons ATGGTGTCGATCAAACAAGTCGCTTTCTTTGCCCTGGCATCCGGTCTCGCAACCGTTGACGCCCAATCCACCGGAAAAACGACCCGGTACTGGGACTGCTGCAAAGGTTCATGCGGATGGTCCGGCAAGGCCAACGTGAATCAGCCCATTAGAAGCTGCGACAAGAGCGACAACCCCATTGCCGACATGGCAGCGAAGAACGCCTGCGACAATGGTGGCTCGGCATACATGTGCACAAACCAGATGCCATGGGCTGTCGACGACAACACCGCCTACGGCTTTGCGGCTGTGAAGCTCCAGGGCAAGTCTGAGGCTGATTGGTGCTGTGCTTGTTATGA ATTGACCTTTACATCTGGCCCTGTCTCGGGTAAGAAGATGATTGTTCAAACCACCAACACTGGCGGCGACCTTGGCGACAACCACTTCGATATCGCCATGCCGGGTGGTGGCGTTGGCATCTTCAACGCCTGCACGAACCAGTGGGGCGCACCTCCAAACGGTTGGGGACAGCAGTATGGCGGTATCTCAAAGCGATCCGACTGCGATAGCTTCCCCGCGAAGCTCAAGGCGGGTTGCCAGTGGAGGTTCGATTGGTTCAAGAATGCTGATAACCCGAGCGTGTCGTTCAAGGAGGTTACATGTCCATCGGCGTTGACGTCCAGGACTGGCTGCATCAGGAAGTAA
- a CDS encoding Keratin-B2-2 domain containing protein has product MGADAETATADLHVNDAAVVGEGVLYTEAINADAQQQNDQKQVQEQQDDKQGMDVENEQQHSEQAADTTNANVDVDVGTEGEGVYGNAEVEVNAETPAPTPIPTTAAQS; this is encoded by the coding sequence ATGGGTGCAGATGCAGAAACAGCAACCGCAGATCTACATGTCAACGACGCTGCTGTTGTGGGGGAAGGGGTGTTGTATACCGAAGCTATTAATGCCGACGCTCAGCAGCAAAACGACCAGAAACAAGTCCAGGAACAGCAGGACGACAAACAAGGAATGGACGTGGAAAATGAACAACAGCATTCGGAACAAGCAGCGGACACAACGAACGCGAACGTGGATGTGGATGTGGGAacagaaggagaaggagtaTACGGTAATGCGGAAGTAGAAGTAAACGCAGAAACTCCCGCTCCTACTCCTATTCCTACTACTGCAGCACAAAGCTAG
- a CDS encoding PH domain containing protein, translating to MPSFDRNWTMGSSSKTPQELKRPSSSHHAHASSTNGIALDQNEAGLATSELDRGYFSGGEVDNRKNRNVLRKKDSPSHSRSGSYATDAGRRLSYNRRHSRIGSADSALQHSPVSSAAKQYYGTSIKSDRSSAYDFVRPLKPASEMHPTVTKLAYDSHSIDAIANSPHMPGSETSSTGRASPSPAAQSHTRSFFSSKKGSQSRGLRAISDAITGGEKAHISTADAISPNKDSPMQSPSRTGSSTPSGTSLSKSFELEKVDASKRAKDGRKKAKKHGTSAYLKGRLAITPQEAMENCDYSGWMKKKSSSLMTTWKSRLFVLRGRRLAYYYTENDTEEKGLIDISSHRVLPANNERMAGLHASLTGAASSPSSPQNATLQTTASTDSAKGIPGLEGDVSGMFIFKLVPPRAGLQKGVQFTKPIVHYFAVDNLAVGRLWMAALMKATIDRDEALPFTTTYQQKTISLEKARAMRQRPPNLMDEDDNASADAAERRSAKESLQESTIHEEEDEKGLAISGLDDAKALLA from the exons ATGCCCTCGTTCGACCGCAACTGGACCATGGGATCCTCGTCTAAAACCCCACAGGAGCTAAAAAGACCGTCTTCGTCGCATCACGCCCATGCCTCGAGCACCAACGGAATCGCTTTGGACCAAAACGAAGCTGGGCTGGCCACGTCAGAGCTTGACAGGGGCTACTTCTCGGGCGGCGAGGTTGATAACCGAAAAAACAGGAACGTTTTGCGCAAGAAAGATAGCCCGAGTCATTCGCGGTCCGGTAGCTACGCCACAGATGCTGGACGACGTCTCTCCTACAACCGACGCCATAGCAGAATCGGCAGCGCAGACTCAGCCCTGCAACACAGTCCAGTCTCGTCCGCTGCCAAGCAATATTACGGCACTAGCATCAAGAGTGATCGCTCCAGTGCTTATGACTTTGTACGGCCTCTCAAGCCAGCGAGCGAAATGCATCCGACAGTAACCAAGCTCGCGTACGACTCACACAGCATCGACGCCATTGCAAACTCGCCTCATATGCCCGGTAGCGAAACTTCAAGTACAGGCCGCGCATCTCCTTCACCCGCTGCACAATCACATACTCGCTCCTTTTTTAGCAGCAAAAAAGGTTCACAATCCAGGGGCCTACGGGCGATATCAGACGCAATCACTGGTGGAGAAAAAGCCCACATCAGTACCGCAGACGCGATCTCTCCAAATAAAGACTCCCCAATGCAGTCGCCCTCGCGGACTGGCTCAAGTACACCGTCGGGGACTTCGCTATCAAAGAgttttgagcttgaaaaAGTCGACGCAAGCAAACGAGCCAAGGACGGGCGGAAAAAGGCCAAGAAACACGGCACAAGCGCATATCTCAAGGGTCGTTTGGCCATTACCCCACAAGAAGCCATGGAGAACTGCGACTACAGCGGCTGGATGAAGAAGAAGTCGTCGAGCCTTATGACGACGTGGAAAAGCCGGCTATTTGTGCTGCGTGGTCGACGTCTCGCGTACTACTACACCGAAAACGACACGGAAGAAAAAGGTCTCATCGACATATCATCGCATCGTGTTCTCCCCGCAAACAACGAGAGGATGGCAGGACTCCATGCTTCGCTAACAGGCGCAGCCTCATCCCCATCATCGCCTCAAAACGCCACCTTGCAAACAACCGCATCTACCGATAGCGCAAAGGGTATCCCTGGCCTCGAAGGAGACGTATCAGGCATGTTCATTTTCAAGCTCGTCCCCCCACGCGCCGGTCTCCAAAAGGGCGTCCAATTCACCAAGCCAATCGTCCACTACTTCGCCGTCGACAACCTCGCCGTCGGCCGCCTTTGGATGGCCGCGCTAATGAAGGCAACTATCGACCGCGACGAAGCTCTCCCTTTTACCACGACGTACCAGCAAAAAACCATATCGCTCGAAAAGGCGCGTGCGATGCGCCAACGGCCCCCTAACCTCATGGATGAAGATGACAACGCGTCTGCGGATGCGGCGGAACGGAGAAGCGCAAAGGAAAGTCTGCAGGAAAGCACCATTCAtgaggaagaagacgaaAAGGGGCTAGCGATATCGGGTCTTGATGATGCGAAAGCGCTGCTAGC CTAG
- a CDS encoding SH3-1 multi-domain protein: protein MAQRSHTESCRPGDTLVVVHEFLARSPDELSLRRGDRIELIERDDDFGDGWFLGKNTETGENGLFPEVYTRPAPKPTPVPTMLSRNPSQLSTHDDKLLGPPGMALSEPAASQPPAATSAPPPLKSAPTEPLHIASGTDVARRASVQNGQRSISMTLNGEPAPDPEPIGSPVMHETLSVIDEHITGMNTPRHSAVGRELRANDSGSEYSSHHRLSYINGQETDDEEQNWHTEEEVKTWSPARVAEYLEDVGVEKKHCNVFRDQDIDGEALLGVDRNFIFMQEFELGPMGPRLRTWMKINALQSEVKSAKEAAQLAQTMPALGDPEDSPTETGRNRAASTGAVLPSNTHTARRHGLSWQHESPTHPACSLICRPIFHYRSHFSTYSAYSCLSYHGLAEPTLGRLCTKHASPAPPLVY, encoded by the exons ATGGCCCAACGCTCCCACACCGAGAGCTGCCGGCCCGGCGACACCCTCGTCGTAGTGC ATGAATTCCTGGCCCGGAGCCCTGATGAGCTGAGCCTGCGCCGTGGGGACCGCATCGAGCTGATTGAGCGCGACGACGACTTTGGCGACGGCTGGTTCCTAGGCAAGAACACGGAGACGGGCGAAAATGGCCTCTTCCCCGAAG TCTACACGCGCCCGGCGCCAAAGCCCACGCCCGTTCCTACCATGCTCTCGCGCAATCCCTCGCAATTGTCTACGCACGACGACAAATTGCTGGGTCCTCCCGGTATGGCTCTCTCTGAACCAGCCGCGTCTCAGCCACCAGCTGCCACGAGTGCCCCTCCTCCCCTGAAGTCGGCACCCACTGAACCCCTTCACATTGCCTCGGGAACCGATGTAGCGCGCAGGGCGTCGGTGCAGAATGGCCAGCGCAGCATCAGCATGACGTTGAACGGGGAGCCTGCGCCAGACCCCGAGCCCATAGGAAGCCCCGTCATGCACGAGACGCTCAGCGTCATCGACGAGCATATTACCGGCATGAACACGCCGCGTCACAGCGCCGTTGGGAGGGAATTGCGCGCAAACGACTCTGGTAGTGAATACAGCAGCCACCACCGTCTATCCTACATCAACGGCCAGGAGACGGACGACGAGGAGCAAAACTGGCACACGGAAGAGGAGGTCAAGACATGGTCGCCTGCCCGCGTGGCAGAATACCTAGAAGATGTGGGCGTGGAGAAGAAGCACTGCAATGTCTTCAGGGACCAGGATATTGACGGCGAGGCGTTGCTGGGCGTCGACCGCAACTTCATCTTCATGCAAGAGTTTGAACTGGGACCCATGGGACCGCGCCTGCGAACGTGGATGAAGATCAATGCGCTCCAATCAGAGGTCAAGAGCGCAAAGGAAGCCGCCCAGCTCGCCCAAACAATGCCCGCCCTAGGCGACCCTGAGGACTCTCCCACCGAAACTGGAAGAAACAGAGCTGCATCCACGGGTGCTGTCCTCCCCTCGAATACCCACACTGCGCGAAGGCATGGGCTCTCGTGGCAGCACGAATCGCCAACACATCCCGCGTGCAGCCTCATCTGCCGGCCGATCTTCCACTATCGAAGCCACTTCTCCACTTATTCAGCATACTCCTGCCTCTCCTACCATGGGCTCGCCGAACCGACCCTCGGCCGCCTCTGTACGAAGCATGCATCACCAGCGCCGCCACTCGTCTATTGA
- a CDS encoding Atrophin-1 multi-domain protein produces the protein MFQPMYVPDTPTEAASIDTARRESLGNVQHDNMPSTTTVRPMSTHVSSPIVERTPSVGGHANNQMPSPQLAQGVQFQDPRANRTPPQPHPPFAPPRPLSRPSSRPSLPPPSPVVAQNATVPTPRSTPQIPSISPHEWYTVDDCRRLLDAFCPPSSATPINNLNGLRMRVLRDAVESADWTYLTMHQFYCMFTYCPNQLPHSVRNMPDLEVAIDVMAQALSNNMTLTPFYLQFFSTFPYHVNHIANKWPQMFNH, from the coding sequence ATGTTTCAGCCAATGTACGTGCCGGATACACCAACTGAAGCCGCTTCCATCGACACAGCACGCCGTGAGAGCCTTGGGAATGTCCAGCATGACAATATGCCTTCTACAACCACAGTTCGTCCAATGTCAACACACGTCAGCAGCCCAATAGTCGAGCGCACTCCATCCGTTGGAGGCCATGCAAACAACCAGATGCCGTCGCCACAGTTGGCACAAGGCGTGCAGTTCCAAGACCCCCGCGCCAATAGAACACCGCCTCAGCCACATCCGCCCTTTGCCCCCCCACGTCCCTTGTCCCGGCCTTCGTCCCGGCCATCGCTACCCCCACCCTCTCCTGTCGTTGCGCAGAATGCTACTGTTCCTACGCCACGGTCCACCCCACAAATACCCTCAATAAGTCCCCACGAATGGTATACTGTCGACGACTGCCGAAGGCTATTGGATGCTTTCTGTCCCCCCTCATCGGCAACGCCAATAAATAACCTCAACGGGCTGAGGATGAGAGTTTTACGCGATGCTGTCGAGAGTGCTGACTGGACCTATCTTACCATGCACCAGTTCTACTGCATGTTCACTTATTGCCCCAACCAACTGCCACACTCGGTGAGGAACATGCCGGACTTGGAGGTTGCTATTGATGTCATGGCCCAAGCACTTAGCAACAACATGACGCTGACGCCCTTTTACCTGCAATTCTTCTCAACCTTTCCTTACCACGTCAATCACATTGCCAACAAGTGGCCACAGATGTTCAATCACTAG
- a CDS encoding zf-MIZ multi-domain protein codes for MNRLPRSNCAGGEVAREIDQNSKLIRLRCIKWGKPEDPSDAAWAAADTKWIPRSYFSLNGHHLEQRKKLHHGKDMPIDITDLVTEGENTLEFTVLTSINDTAHHAYSIGVETVGVATHDSIRGQVTNQNYVPSEKVLAAIQDQLSKSTNDDDDIAVVSDSTLTITLFDPFYQSRFCDIPVRAKSCLHNNCFDLETFLSTRTRKADASVADQWRCPICRGDARPHTLLVDGFVKEICEDLPKRGVGRYEGGCGGEEWEVGAEKGG; via the coding sequence ATGAATAGGCTTCCACGATCAAACTGCGCCGGAGGTGAAGTGGCCAGGGAAATTGACCAGAACAGTAAACTCATCCGTCTGCGTTGCATCAAATGGGGCAAACCCGAAGACCCAAGCGACGCCGCCTGGGCAGCCGCCGACACCAAATGGATCCCACGCTCCTACTTCTCCTTGAATGGTCACCACCTCGAACAACGTAAAAAGCTGCACCACGGCAAAGACATGCCCATCGACATTACCGATCTTGTCACCGAAGGCGAAAACACACTCGAATTCACCGTCCTAACCTCAATCAATGACACAGCCCACCACGCCTACTCCATCGGCGTAGAAACCGTCGGCGTCGCAACCCACGACTCGATTCGCGGACAAGTGACCAACCAAAACTACGTGCCCTCTGAAAAAGTCCTCGCCGCCATACAAGACCAACTCTCCAAGTCCACGAATGACGATGACGACATCGCCGTCGTTTCAGACTCCACCCTCACAATCACCCTCTTCGACCCCTTTTACCAATCCCGCTTCTGCGACATTCCCGTCCGCGCAAAATCCTGCCTTCACAACAATTGCTTCGACCTAGAAACTTTCTTATCAACGCGGACGCGCAAGGCAGACGCATCGGTGGCGGACCAATGGCGTTGTCCAATTTGCAGGGGTGACGCTAGACCGCACACGCTGCTTGTGGATGGTTTTGTAAAGGAGATTTGTGAGGACTTGCCTAAGAGGGGGGTTGGGCGGTACGAGGGCGGTTGTGGTGGAGAAGAATGGGAGGTGGGAGCCGAAAAAGGAGGTTAG
- a CDS encoding Tymo-45kd-70kd multi-domain protein, protein MGKSSTFTETTATHNCVEKKKRRRLHPVRRIARLLLGGSKSKREGRDTTSADGDNHETEGKTCYGASRWQNVLPFLEPLIALDPKLSFIEDRILKRPTPTTSEKVRQQQHKPEPPRTLRHLQQRVQDEDVFCNCDECAPKYYKISTTASHGTIRDLPPQDSQSTTSTKKTRSFQTPLQLKTPTPILPTLTLRFHGGTYEAMTLVRHHIAWLDATYLHPSASPTVAVKKLRTLLTAWHPHLSSANLRHTLSTHQLATLFSHLNAVFFAGCVPPHNKTLSAGFSYLSEACSDSFGRSNFNRVLGTQVLLHPCLWRGQHSHTHGHRTSTSTTTTAAAAVSSRLSTLLHEMSHAYLQAYTCAACPTHASSIGPLGHGRAWQLLAAKIEHVASVLLGTGMDLGRLPALLRDVGAGAALPSWHDLGVWGMLAGEKEKERRELGREDSGVGGLVGLGGERVVRSRGGGRQ, encoded by the coding sequence ATGGGGAAATCATCGACCTTTACTGAAACGACGGCCACACACAATTGtgtggagaagaagaagagacgTCGTCTTCATCCCGTCCGCCGCATTGCGAGATTGTTGCTTGGTGGCTCGAAGTCGAAGAGGGAAGGGAGAGATACAACATCGGCAGATGGTGACAATCACGAAACAGAGGGCAAGACTTGTTATGGTGCCTCGCGATGGCAAAATGTCCTCCCGTTCCTCGAGCCACTCATTGCGCTCGATCCAAAGCTCTCTTTCATCGAAGACCGCATCCTCAAGCGGCCAACACCAACAACGAGCGAGAAAGTccgacaacaacaacataAACCAGAGCCACCCCGCACACTCCGTCATCTCCAACAAAGAGTCCAAGACGAAGATGTATTCTGCAATTGCGACGAATGCGCGCCGAAATACTACAAAATCAGCACCACAGCCTCCCACGGCACAATTCGCGACCTCCCACCACAAGACTCCCAATCCACCACATCCACCAAGAAAACAAGAAGTTTCCAAACACCACTCCAACTAAAAACCCCCACACCAATCCTCCCTACCCTAACCCTCCGCTTCCACGGCGGCACCTACGAAGCCATGACCCTAGTCCGACACCACATCGCCTGGCTCGACGCAACCTACCTGCACCCATCCGCCTCGCCCACTGTAGCCGTCAAGAAACTGCGCACCTTACTAACAGCCTGGCACCCGCACCTCAGCAGCGCAAACCTCCGGCACACACTCTCCACGCACCAATTAGCGACGCTATTCTCGCACCTCAACGCCGTCTTCTTTGCAGGCTGCGTACCGCCGCATAACAAGACGCTGAGCGCGGGCTTCAGCTATTTGAGTGAAGCGTGTAGCGATAGTTTTGGGAGGAGTAATTTTAACAGGGTGTTGGGGACACAGGTTTTGCTGCATCCGTGTTTATGGCGGGGACAACATTCGCACACGCATGGACACCGTACATCCACTTctacaacaacaacagcggcggcggcggtaTCGTCACGCCTCTCAACCCTTCTCCACGAAATGTCCCACGCTTACCTCCAAGCCTACACCTGCGCCGCCTGTCCCACACACGCCTCCTCCATCGGGCCCCTCGGCCACGGCCGCGCGTGGCAGCTGCTAGCCGCGAAAATCGAACACGTGGCTTCTGTTCTCCTGGGTACGGGCATGGATCTCGGGCGCTTGCCGGCGTTGTTGCGCGATGTGGGTGCTGGCGCGGCGTTGCCGAGTTGGCATGATTTGGGGGTTTGGGGGATGCTTGCGggggagaaggagaaggagaggaggGAGTTGGGAAGAGAGGATAGTGGGGTTGGTGGATTGGTTGGACTGGGTGGGGAGAGGGTGGTTAGGAGTAGAGGGGGGGGTAGGCAGTAG